In Brassica napus cultivar Da-Ae chromosome A3, Da-Ae, whole genome shotgun sequence, the sequence ATCATAGAGCAGAGATCAGTCCACACAGAGTTAAGATATCATTTTTCAGAAATCAGATTGTAAACGAATGTGAAAGTGTTGGTGGAATCGAAAGAGAGTATGAATAGAATGTGTATTCTCGTTGTAACTGGTTGTGTAATGTTGGTTGCTCTGATGAAAGTTATAGgttaattcatgttttttttggtaatcttaATTCATGTTGATTGCTCTCATGTTGTCACATGTGTGTTATCTTTCATGTTGTTGCTTTATATGTTGAATGGCTTTGTTATGTGGTAATGAAATGATGTTGTGTTATAAAGCCAAAAGAGATCTTAGATTAAATATAACCAACCTATGTCTTAGTCTTAGATGTTCATACATGAAAATGAGAAATTtgaacaatatattttaaatgttcaaAGTAGAACAGAATGACATCCTCAATATCTGAAACAAACAGAATGACACATACAAAAGGAGAGAGACGGGTAAAACAtgctttgattttattttataaagatatATTAATGAGAATCGAATACATTCGTTGTTGATTATATAGGAGGTCCATAGTTGTTTGCTTTGAATCATGTTCTAAATTCTAGATTTCTTAGCTTTTTagctataaatttaaaataaaagaaagttaAAAATGGCAAATGCATttgatttcttcttctcacCAAACATTAAGAAGAGAAAGATAGTCTCctcttttataattttctaagaacaattgttttttatcaattgtCTGAAAACTCTTTTGTTTGCATTGGGTCATGTTTAGGAATTGGCtccaaaaaatatcaaattccaGATTAGGAGAAGACAAAAATAGTATTTACACATagtattttaattcaaaatgggCTTTACAGATTCGTGAAAAGACAAATTGGGCCATGGGGTCAAAAGGtaataaaaccaaaacttgCTTTAGGACCTAATGTCGCCACGTCAACGCTTTTAAGACGTAACTGAATATTCGTGATAGGACAAGTTCATATAAGACCCACTTAGCAAGATCCCTTACACGACATCGTTTCATCTACTCTCGAAACCCTACCGTTGATTAATTTACACATAATACCCCCTCTTTATGGCGCCTACCTTCCTCGTTACGACGTTACCCATACCGCCAGAGGCTAAACTCGTCTtttcaactctctctctctctctaaaacacACGTTTTATCTAAAATGTTCGACGACCAAGCGGAGatgattaatttaaaaataaagataaaaaaaaaaacgaatctgTTCAGAAACTGGTCGCCAAGAATAGGGGAAGcttttcaaaatcaaataaaagcGTGAGGTCTCTCGTTTgcatcttcctcctcttcctctccaTCTCTTATACGATGCCGTATCACTCTTCTACCAATCCTCTCGTCTAAACCAGGATCCACCGTTGGATCCGTTCACCTTCTTCCCCGTGGAGATCTCCTTCGCGCCTGAGGTAGTTGTTCTTTTGTTCCCCCTTTGCGTTTGAGAGATTCGATCGACTTCTCGACTTAGACCTCTTTGTTAGCTTCTAGATTCTCGATTTGTACGAGCTTAGTCCTCGTTTTTAGATTCTCGCGAGCTGTTTTCTTCATATACTCTTCGAGAAATCTCAGCTGAATGAAGTTTTCGTTAGGTATATAGCTTTGTGATTGCGACGGTGTTGATTGATTTGTACCTTCTCAATTAGCTGATTTGAACTTGTGATCCGTTAGATAATCCAAGAGTTTTCATGATGCAGAGCCACCATGCCTACTTTCTCTGCGATTGCTTTAGATAGAATGATAGAGCCAGGGGCATCCACATCTGCCAATACCACCATTCCAAGCACAAACTCTCATTATTATTATCCAAAGCCACCAATATCAAACGCGGATAAAGCTAAATCACTTAACGAGAGGAGGAGGACGTTCACTCGTCCTAAGATGTCACCTGCTCTCTACGCCACTCCTGACGCAATCCCGCTACCTAACTCCCCATCTTCCTTCCCGCCGTCGCCTTATATCATCAACCACAAGTCCCGCGGGCCGCCAAGGCTTTTGAAGAGCTCTTCCGAGGCTAATGTGGCTTCCCAGCAGAAGACAGTGGAAGATGAAGCTGCAGAGGTAAAGGCCTCACCTCGGAGGAAGTCTACTTCGTTCTCGTTTCCTGTAAGTGAGCCTACCGATGAGGATTTTGGTGGGGTTGTTGATGGTCCTTTTGGGAGTTGGTCCAATGGTTTAGAGCCTGTCACTGCCAAAGCGGAAAAGGAGAGTGAGTGTGAAGATTTCTATGACCCAGGTGAGTCAGCAAGCTTCACAAGTAACGCAGAGGTAGAGGTTGATGCTGGTGAGGAAGGCTCACAAAGACTTGCTACACCTGTGGGAGAGTTTTATGATGCTTGGGATGGTAAGTATCTTAATTTCACATTCTTGCTATGTTCTTATTGTTCCCGGGATAGTATGATCTGTCATATGTTAGAGTTCCTTATAATTTGTTGTTATTCCAGAACTATCAACGGACAGTGGAATGCAGAGTTCAGTTAACAACATTGAATCTGAACTAAGGGAGATAAGGCTGAGTTTACTAATGGAAATTGAGAAGAGAAAACAAACAGAGGAAGCTCTAGAGCAGATGCAAACACATTGGCTGAAGCTCCGTGAGCAGCTGGCCCAGGTCGGTGTGTTCGTTCCTATCGATCCTACCACGTCAACCAACAACATGA encodes:
- the BNAA03G41040D gene encoding uncharacterized protein BNAA03G41040D, with product MPTFSAIALDRMIEPGASTSANTTIPSTNSHYYYPKPPISNADKAKSLNERRRTFTRPKMSPALYATPDAIPLPNSPSSFPPSPYIINHKSRGPPRLLKSSSEANVASQQKTVEDEAAEVKASPRRKSTSFSFPVSEPTDEDFGGVVDGPFGSWSNGLEPVTAKAEKESECEDFYDPGESASFTSNAEVEVDAGEEGSQRLATPVGEFYDAWDELSTDSGMQSSVNNIESELREIRLSLLMEIEKRKQTEEALEQMQTHWLKLREQLAQVGVFVPIDPTTSTNNMNLSEELRCQLEVARFVSDSLSRGMAKAEAEMAMESRLETKNFEITRLSDRVHYYEAVNREMSQRNQEAIEVARRKRQKRKKRQRWIWGSIAATITLGSAALAWSYIPTASKPSSEVSQTLKDD